One Cervus canadensis isolate Bull #8, Minnesota chromosome 12, ASM1932006v1, whole genome shotgun sequence DNA window includes the following coding sequences:
- the LOC122451119 gene encoding dendritic cell-specific transmembrane protein, translating into MGIWTSGTNIFLSLWETYVSPRSPGWVAFTQHVGVCCFVAFISVGLLSGAFCWFLSSLIFITSWMATCVLLCCSKHARCFLLLFFLSCGLREGRNALIAAGTGVVIFGHVENIFHNFKGLLDSMTCNLRAKSFSIHFPLLKKYIEAIRWLYGLVTHLSLFDDLVSWNQTLEVSLFSPSQALEAQLNDTTDRALGVLYQMVTATEVLCSLGRQVLALTGLLLLLLGTGLFMKRFLDPCGWKFENIYLTRQFVQLDERERSEQRPCVLPLNKQEKKKYVLVPSFWLTPKDRRNLGLFFFPVLTHLYIWLLFAAIDYLLYWLIFSMSKHFQSLPGLEVHLKLHRQEQGTQDIIHDSSFNISLFEPTCIPKPKLLLSKTWIPLSIILVILVTLGLLSSVLMQLKILVSASFYPSVQRERMQYLHAKILKKRSKQPVGEVKGKLSLYFTKIHFWLPILEVIGKKQMDIAGEDNPAETPHSSSSTL; encoded by the exons ATGGGCATCTGGACCTCAGGCACCAACATCTTCTTAAGCCTCTGGGAGACGTATGTGTCTCCAAGAAGCCCTGGATGGGTGGCCTTTACCCAACACGTGGGCGTTTGCTGTTTTGTCGCTTTCATTTCCGTGGGCCTCCTCTCCGGGGCCTTCTGCTGGTTTCTGTCCTCACTCATCTTCATCACCTCCTGGATGGCCACGTGTGTTCTGCTGTGCTGCTCCAAGCACGCACGGTGCTTCCTTCTGCTGTTCTTCCTCTCGTGCGGCCTGCGTGAAGGCAGGAACGCGTTGATCGCTGCGGGCACCGGGGTGGTCATCTTCGGACACGTGGAAAATATCTTTCACAACTTTAAAGGGCTCCTGGACAGTATGACTTGCAACCTGAGGGCAAAGAGCTTTTCCATCCATTTCccacttttgaaaaaatatatcgAAGCCATTCGGTGGTTGTATGGCCTTGTCACTCACCTGAGTCTATTTGATGATCTTGTGTCTTGGAACCAGACCCTGGAGGTCTCGCTTTTCAGTCCCAGCCaagccctggaggctcagctcaACGACACCACGGACAGAGCCCTGGGGGTCTTGTACCAGATGGTGACGGCGACGGAGGTGCTGTGTTCCCTGGGGCGGCAGGTCCTTGCCCTCacggggctgctgctgctgctgcttggcACCGGCCTCTTCATGAAGCGATTCTTGGACCCTTGTGGCTGGAAGTTTGAGAACATCTACCTCACCAGACAATTTGTCCAGCTGGACGAAAGGGAGAGGAGTGAACAGAGGCCCTGTGTCCTCCCGCTGAATaagcaggaaaagaagaagtatgTCCTCGTCCCGTCTTTCTGGCTGACTCCTAAAGACAGGAGGAACCTGGGGCTCTTTTTCTTCCCGGTTCTTACCCACCTCTATATCTGGTTGCTGTTTGCAGCCATAGATTATCTGCTATACTGGCTCATTTTCTCCATGAGCAAACATTTCCAAAGCTTGCCCGGGCTCGAGGTGCACTTGAAACTGCACAGACAG gAACAAGGGACTCAAGACATCATCCATGATTCTTCCTTTAATATATCTCTGTTTGAACCGACCTGCATCCCTAAACCGAAGCTCCTTCTGTCTAAGACCTGGATTCCTCTCAGCATCATTCTTGTGATACTAGTGACGCTAGGACTGTTGTCCTCCGTCCTGATGCAACTTAAAATCCTGGTGTCAGCATCCTTCTACCCAAGCGTGCAGAGGGAGCGCATGCAATACCTCCACGCGAAGATACTGAAGAAAAGATCAAAGCAGCCAGTGGGAGAAGTAAAAGGGAAACTGAGTCTGTACTTTACAAAG attcatttctggCTTCCGATCTTAGAAGTGATTGGGAAGAAACAAATGGACATTGCCGGTGAAGACAACCCAGCAGAGACCCCACACAGCTCTTCGTCCACCCTGTGA